A single Tachypleus tridentatus isolate NWPU-2018 chromosome 9, ASM421037v1, whole genome shotgun sequence DNA region contains:
- the WRNexo gene encoding WRN exonuclease: MAEKKLESLRRRAIPKWLVSLNNVQNFECEYSDKSTTESVQTALRDVNHGNKPNVPISSSSSEAGKVLVLLDNVLSDDFPYLNFNGNIHCHTNIGDASRICEDLIAVSEKHGSLVVGFDVEWSVNYQVGQQNKISLIQVCSSENDCHLFHLASMTGFPKALRFLLEKSTIIKVGLNIAGDLWKIEKDFKFPVHKIIKSSCIDLSELACKVLDKPGRKWSLEGLTQLILQRRLPKETNVRKSFWHMWPLSQEHIQYAARDAFASFLLYKKLCEMK; the protein is encoded by the coding sequence ATGGCTGAAAAAAAACTAGAATCTTTGAGAAGACGTGCCATACCAAAGTGGttagtttctttaaataatgtacAGAACTTTGAATGTGAATATTCAGATAAAAGCACAACTGAAAGTGTTCAAACTGCCTTGCGTGACGTTAATCATGGAAACAAGCCTAACGTTCCGATTTCTTCAAGTTCAAGTGAAGCAGGAAAAGTATTGGTTTTGTTGGATAATGTACTATCAGATGATTTTCCTTATTTGAATTTTAACGGGAATATACACTGTCATACTAACATTGGGGATGCATCAAGAATTTGCGAAGATTTAATCGCAGTAAGTGAGAAACATGGATCATTGGTTGTTGGGTTTGACGTAGAATGGTCAGTTAATTACCAAGTAGGACAGCAGAACAAAATTTCCCTCATTCAGGTATGCTCATCAGAAAATGATTGTCACCTTTTCCATCTTGCGTCAATGACAGGTTTTCCAAAAGCTCTAAGATTTTTGTTAGAAAAGTCCACAATTATAAAAGTAGGACTTAATATTGCAGGAGATTTATGGAAAATAGAAAAAGACTTTAAATTTCCTGTTCATAAGATTATTAAATCAAGTTGTATAGACCTTTCTGAACTAGCCTGCAAAGTTTTGGACAAGCCAGGACGAAAATGGAGCTTGGAAGGTCTTACACAACTCATTTTACAGAGACGTTTACCAAAAGAGACAAATGTAAGAAAAAGTTTTTGGCATATGTGGCCTTTATCCCAAGAACATATCCAGTATGCAGCACGAGATGCTTTTGCATCCTTTCTTTTATACAAGAAACTATGCGAAATGAAATAG